One genomic region from Pogona vitticeps strain Pit_001003342236 chromosome 12, PviZW2.1, whole genome shotgun sequence encodes:
- the C12H15orf40 gene encoding UPF0235 protein C15orf40 homolog isoform X1, whose product MALPGLALLASRRGALGGSLCGSPAAVGVRGRAGRGAPGAAMPRKGKSQVEDRAKPPVPSGPVATDKNGSVVISVHAKPGSKQNAVTDLGAAAVGVAIAAPPSEGEANAELCRYLSKVLEVKKSEVVLEKGGKSREKLVKILAPLTPEEVLEKLKREAAS is encoded by the exons ATGGCCCTGCCGGGATTGGCCCTCCTCGCCTCCCGTCGGGGCGCGCTCGGAGGGAGCCTTTGCGGGAGCCCCGCGGCGGTTGGTGTCCGaggccgggcggggaggggggcgccgGGGGCGGCCATGCCCCGGAAG GGAAAGTCACAGGTTGAGGACCGAGCGAAGCCTCCTGTTCCTTCGGGTCCCGTGGCCACTGATAAAAACGGTTCGGTTGTGATCTCTGTACACGCCAAGCCCGGATCAAAACAAAACGCGGTTACAG ACCTGGGTGCGGCTGCAGTCGGTGTAGCCATTGCTGCACCTCCGTCCGAAGGAGAAGCCAACGCAGAGCTGTGTCGCTATCTTTCGAAGGTTCTTGAAGTGAAGAAGAGCGAGGTGGTTTTGGAGAAG GGTGGCAAATCTCGAGAAAAATTAGTGAAGATTTTGGCACCATTGACTCCAGAGGAAGTTCTAGAGAAGCTGAAAAGAGAAGCGGCAAgctga
- the C12H15orf40 gene encoding UPF0235 protein C15orf40 homolog isoform X2, with product MPPQFLASKWAYSALVRQPRPLLSTLGWRHQDQGKSQVEDRAKPPVPSGPVATDKNGSVVISVHAKPGSKQNAVTDLGAAAVGVAIAAPPSEGEANAELCRYLSKVLEVKKSEVVLEKGGKSREKLVKILAPLTPEEVLEKLKREAAS from the exons ATGCCTCCCCAGTTCTTGGCTTCTAAGTGGGCTTATTCTGCCCTAGTTCGCCAGCCACGGCCTCTTCTTTCCACCTTGGGCTGGCGGCACCAGGATCag GGAAAGTCACAGGTTGAGGACCGAGCGAAGCCTCCTGTTCCTTCGGGTCCCGTGGCCACTGATAAAAACGGTTCGGTTGTGATCTCTGTACACGCCAAGCCCGGATCAAAACAAAACGCGGTTACAG ACCTGGGTGCGGCTGCAGTCGGTGTAGCCATTGCTGCACCTCCGTCCGAAGGAGAAGCCAACGCAGAGCTGTGTCGCTATCTTTCGAAGGTTCTTGAAGTGAAGAAGAGCGAGGTGGTTTTGGAGAAG GGTGGCAAATCTCGAGAAAAATTAGTGAAGATTTTGGCACCATTGACTCCAGAGGAAGTTCTAGAGAAGCTGAAAAGAGAAGCGGCAAgctga
- the BTBD1 gene encoding BTB/POZ domain-containing protein 1 — MAAAGGPEATAGGPEGASGAASSPSSASSPAPVSVQREPVYNWQATKRSLRERFAFLFANELLSDVRFVVGKGGPRAGGGGGGPGPGQQRIPAHRFVLAAGSAVFDAMFNGGMATTSAEIELPDVEPAAFLALLRFLYSDEVQIGPETVMTTLYTAKKYAVPALEAHCVEFLTKHLRADNAFMLLTQARLFDEPQLASLCLDTIDKSTMDAISAEGFTDIDIDTLCAVLERDTLSIRESRLFGAVVRWAEAECQRQQLPVTSVNKQKVLGKALSLIRFPLMTIEEFAAGPAQSGILSDREVVNLFLHFTVNPKPRVDYIDRPRCCLRGKECCINRFQQVESRWGYSGTSDRIRFTVNRRISIVGFGLYGSIHGPTDYQVNIQIIEYEKNQTLGQNDTGFSCDGTANTFRVMFKEPIEILPTVCYTACATLKGPDSHYGTKGLKKVIHESPTSSKTCFFFFSSPGNNNGTSIEDGQIPEIIFYT, encoded by the exons ATGGCGGCCGCGGGCGGCCCTGAGGCGACGGCGGGCGGCCCTGAGGGGGCCTCCGGGGCGGCCTCCTCGCCCTCGTCCGCCTCCTCCCCGGCGCCGGTGTCGGTGCAGCGGGAGCCGGTGTACAACTGGCAGGCCACGAAGCGGTCCCTGCGCGAGCGCTTCGCCTTCCTCTTCGCCAACGAGTTGCTGAGCGACGTGCGCTTCGTGGTGGGCAAAGGCGGGCCGCGGGCCGGAGGCGGCGGGGGCGGGCCGGGACCCGGGCAACAGCGGATCCCCGCGCACCGCTTCGTCCTGGCCGCCGGCAGCGCCGTCTTCGACGCCATGTTCAACGGCGGCATGGCCACCACCTCGGCCGAGATCGAGCTGCCGGACGTCGAGCCGGCCGCCTTCCTGGCCCTCCTCAG gTTTTTATATTCAGATGAAGTTCAGATAGGCCCCGAAACAGTGATGACTACCCTGTACACAGCCAAGAAATACGCTGTCCCAGCTCTGGAAGCTCACTGTGTGGAATTTCTCACAAAGCACCTTCGGGCAGATAATGCTTTTATGCTGCTCACTCAG GCTCGTTTGTTTGATGAACCACAACTAGCTAGTCTTTGTCTAGACACAATAGACAAAAGTACGATGGATGCCATCAGTGCAGAAGGCTTCACCGATATTGATATAG ACACGCTATGTGCTGTGTTGGAAAGAGATACTCTCAGTATTCGGGAGAGCCGGCTGTTTGGAGCTGTTGTTCGCTGGGCCGAAGCCGAATGTCAGAGGCAGCAGTTACCAGTCACCTCTGTAAATAAGCAGAAAGTACTTGGCAAAGCTCTGTCCTTAATCCGCTTTCCGCTGATGACAATTGAGGAGTTTGCAGCAG gTCCTGCTCAGTCTGGAATTTTGTCAGATCGGGAAGTAGTAAACCTCTTTCTGCATTTTACAGTCAACCCTAAGCCTAGAGTTGACTATATTGACCGGCCAAGATGCTGTCTTAGAGGGAAGGAGTGCTGCATCAATCGGTTCCAGCAAGTGGAGAGCCGCTGGGGTTACAGTGGAACAAGTGACCGGATCAG ATTCACAGTCAATAGAAGGATTTCAATTGTGGGATTTGGATTATACGGATCTATTCATGGTCCCACTGATTACCAAGTGAATATACAG ATAATTGAATATGAGAAAAACCAGACGCTAGGACAGAATGACACTGGATTTAGCTGCGATGGAACTGCAAATACTTTCAGAGTTATGTTCAAAGAACCAATAGAGATCCTGCCAACCGTGTGCTACACAGCATGTGCAACCTTGAAG GGTCCAGATTCTCATTATGGCACCAAAGGACTGAAGAAAGTAATCCATGAATCTCCTACATCAAGcaaaacatgctttttcttttttagttcccCGGGCAACAACAACGGCACATCGATAGAAGATGGACAGATAccagaaataatattttatacgTAA